GGATTCCGGATTGCCGATGGCGATGAGCTTGATCGCGTCGCCCTTGAGATCCTCGGGCGCGGTCACGTCAAGGGTGCTCTCTCCGGGAACGATCAGGACCATGGAATTGCCCGCGAAGTCGACCCGGGATTCGGGCACGATATGAGGCGTGGCCTTGTCCAGGGTTTCCTGGTCGGCCGAGGCGAAAACATCCACGGGTGCCCCTTTTTCAATCTGTTTGAGCAGCGCGCCCGAGGCCGCGAAATTGAACACCACGCTCGTGTCCGGGTGGGCTTTTTCGAAAATGGGTTTCATGTCCCGAAACGCGTTGGTCAGACTGGCCGCGGCCGAAACGATCAGGTCGCCAGCACTGGCCGACACGGCGACAAGGACCAGGGAGAGGGTCAGGATCAGGGAACGTAACACGGAAGACATGGTGGCTCCTTGGGGTTGAGGTTGTTGCCTTGCGTCTGACAGTGGCCGGGCGTGGCGGCAATAGTGTCACGGTGGGCGTGAAATTCGTGA
This is a stretch of genomic DNA from Deltaproteobacteria bacterium. It encodes these proteins:
- the modA gene encoding molybdate ABC transporter substrate-binding protein — encoded protein: MSSVLRSLILTLSLVLVAVSASAGDLIVSAAASLTNAFRDMKPIFEKAHPDTSVVFNFAASGALLKQIEKGAPVDVFASADQETLDKATPHIVPESRVDFAGNSMVLIVPGESTLDVTAPEDLKGDAIKLIAIGNPESVPIGRYAREALRKKNLYDALTPKFVLAESVRQALDYVARGEVQAGFVFASDAALRADKVKNVATVTGHKPIIYPIAITKSSDKKDLAQAFIALVRGPEGQAVLSKYGFQKL